One Luteibacter aegosomaticola genomic window carries:
- a CDS encoding GNAT family N-acetyltransferase, which translates to MALVNQLEPDALLEHFERYPPHGFSPLRAADGAPLFTADFDLLTTADDALRARVAKLPFQRLLKRLLTVRTCFAGTTVSEYSLFNPKSDPWTVAADWAARLGRRHPLLIVKDLAVDSPLTSAAERAWSRRFLDAAREQGYVVVEGQALAYVPIDFESIDEYLGRLSHSRRKNLRRKLRSREELHVEAVPSGEAFADDATVDAFYALFENVYAQSEIHFDKLSRDFFAATLRESGGVVFTYRRDGQLIGWNLCYEHGGKLLDKYVGFAYPAAREANLYFVSWFVNLEYALSKGLTHYVAGWTDAPVKAELGAKFHLTQHAVYIRNPMLRAIAGRLTHHFESDSHWVPHDVALHRS; encoded by the coding sequence ATGGCACTCGTCAACCAGCTTGAGCCAGATGCACTGCTCGAACACTTCGAGCGTTATCCGCCGCACGGATTCTCCCCCCTCCGTGCGGCGGATGGCGCGCCGTTGTTTACCGCTGATTTCGATCTGCTGACCACGGCGGACGACGCGCTTCGCGCTCGTGTTGCGAAGCTGCCGTTCCAGCGCTTGCTCAAACGACTATTGACCGTGCGTACCTGTTTCGCAGGTACCACGGTATCCGAGTACTCCCTCTTCAACCCGAAGAGTGATCCCTGGACCGTCGCCGCTGATTGGGCGGCCAGGCTCGGACGCCGGCATCCCTTGCTTATCGTGAAGGATCTCGCCGTCGATTCACCGCTGACATCGGCGGCTGAGCGCGCGTGGAGCCGGCGTTTCCTGGATGCGGCGCGGGAGCAGGGCTATGTGGTCGTCGAAGGGCAGGCGCTTGCCTACGTGCCCATCGACTTCGAATCGATCGATGAATACCTGGGCCGCCTCTCGCATTCGCGCCGGAAGAACCTGCGTCGCAAGCTTCGTTCACGCGAAGAGCTGCACGTGGAAGCGGTGCCGTCCGGCGAGGCGTTTGCCGACGATGCGACCGTCGATGCCTTCTATGCGTTGTTCGAGAACGTGTACGCGCAGAGCGAAATCCACTTCGATAAGCTTTCCCGCGACTTTTTCGCGGCCACCCTGCGTGAATCTGGCGGGGTGGTTTTTACCTACCGGCGTGATGGACAGCTGATTGGCTGGAACCTCTGCTACGAGCACGGCGGCAAGTTGCTCGATAAGTATGTTGGCTTTGCATACCCCGCTGCCCGCGAGGCGAACCTCTACTTCGTGAGCTGGTTCGTGAACCTCGAGTACGCGCTGTCGAAAGGCCTGACCCACTACGTGGCAGGCTGGACCGATGCCCCGGTGAAGGCGGAGCTCGGCGCGAAGTTCCACCTGACGCAGCACGCGGTCTATATCCGGAATCCCATGCTCCGGGCGATCGCGGGGCGCCTCACGCACCACTTTGAATCCGATAGCCATTGGGTCCCTCATGACGTCGCGCTCCATCGTTCTTGA
- a CDS encoding aspartate aminotransferase family protein, giving the protein MNILSRNPSVVIDDEALLADEAKYCSFGDTVHYVDPPKIFRHAEGSYIYDSENIPFLDLQMWYSAVNFGYGNKRLNDRLKSQIDLLPQVASQYLHQGKIELAKTIAVDAKQKFGLDGRVHFNVGGAQAVEDSLKLVRNARGGKSLMFAFEGGYHGRTLGASSITSSYRYRRRFGHFGERAQFIPFPYPFRRPKGMTPEEYSDACVRQFERLFETEYNGVWDPKVGEAEYAAFYVEPIQGTGGYVIPPKNFFIDLKKVLDKYGILMVVDEIQMGFWRTGKLWSIEHFGVTPDVLVFGKALTNGLNPLSGIWAREELINPTIFPPGSTHSTFNSNPLGTALGLEVIQMGYELDYETKVAEKGKHFLDGLRDLQKRHKEIGDVDGLGLALRAEICTDDGFTPNKALLDRMVDIGLAGGLTHNGKKIGLVLDVGGWYKNVITFAPSLDISHDEIDLAISLLDQLLTLAKRG; this is encoded by the coding sequence ATGAACATCCTCTCCCGCAACCCCTCTGTCGTGATCGACGACGAAGCGCTCCTCGCCGACGAGGCGAAGTACTGCTCGTTCGGCGATACCGTGCATTACGTCGATCCGCCGAAGATCTTCCGCCACGCGGAAGGCAGCTACATCTATGACAGCGAGAACATCCCGTTCCTCGACCTGCAGATGTGGTACTCGGCCGTGAACTTCGGTTACGGCAACAAGCGCCTCAACGATCGCCTGAAGTCGCAGATCGACCTGCTGCCGCAGGTGGCCAGCCAGTACCTGCACCAGGGCAAGATCGAGCTCGCCAAGACCATCGCGGTCGATGCGAAGCAGAAGTTCGGCCTCGATGGCCGCGTGCACTTCAACGTCGGCGGTGCGCAGGCGGTGGAAGATTCGCTGAAGCTGGTGCGTAACGCCCGCGGCGGCAAGAGCCTGATGTTCGCCTTCGAAGGCGGCTACCACGGCCGCACCCTCGGTGCCTCGTCGATCACCTCGAGCTACCGCTACCGCCGCCGCTTCGGTCACTTCGGTGAGCGCGCGCAGTTCATCCCGTTCCCGTACCCGTTCCGTCGCCCGAAGGGCATGACGCCGGAAGAGTATTCCGACGCGTGCGTGCGCCAGTTCGAGCGCCTGTTCGAGACCGAATACAACGGCGTGTGGGATCCGAAGGTCGGTGAAGCCGAATACGCCGCGTTCTACGTCGAGCCGATCCAGGGCACCGGCGGCTACGTCATCCCGCCGAAGAACTTCTTCATCGACCTGAAGAAGGTGCTCGACAAGTACGGCATCCTCATGGTGGTCGACGAAATCCAGATGGGTTTCTGGCGCACCGGCAAGCTGTGGTCCATCGAGCACTTTGGCGTCACGCCGGACGTCCTCGTGTTCGGCAAGGCGCTCACCAACGGCCTGAACCCGCTCTCGGGTATCTGGGCGCGCGAAGAGCTGATCAACCCGACCATCTTCCCGCCGGGCTCCACCCACTCCACGTTCAATTCCAACCCGCTGGGCACCGCCCTGGGTCTGGAAGTGATCCAGATGGGTTACGAGCTGGATTACGAGACCAAGGTGGCGGAGAAGGGCAAGCACTTCCTCGACGGCCTGCGCGACCTGCAGAAGCGCCACAAGGAGATCGGCGATGTCGACGGCCTGGGCCTCGCCCTGCGCGCCGAGATCTGCACCGATGACGGCTTCACGCCGAACAAGGCGCTGCTCGATCGCATGGTCGACATCGGCCTGGCCGGTGGCCTTACCCACAATGGCAAGAAGATCGGCCTCGTGCTCGACGTGGGCGGCTGGTACAAGAACGTGATCACGTTCGCGCCGTCGCTCGACATCAGCCACGACGAAATCGACCTCGCCATTTCGTTGCTCGACCAGCTGCTGACGCTGGCCAAGCGCGGCTGA
- a CDS encoding MtnX-like HAD-IB family phosphatase, which yields MLTSPDWNILCDFDGTIAVEDVIDSLLDRYGRPGWEVLERDWRAGRIGSAVCMAGQVALLDMSHDELTTHLNGLHIDHGFAAFVKATIDLGIPMEIVSDGLDHAIHAILSNHGIDSLPTVANHLRQSAPREWNLTSPFSADGCRSGTCKCARVEAARTRGGKTLLIGDGASDFCAADRVDFVFAKNRLIEHCRAAGIPYAPIASFDEALALLPDLLDGRLPPKTVLPTSVPNTVELPA from the coding sequence GTGCTTACTTCGCCCGATTGGAACATCCTGTGCGACTTCGACGGCACCATTGCCGTGGAAGACGTGATCGACTCGCTGCTCGACCGCTACGGCCGCCCCGGCTGGGAAGTGCTGGAGCGCGACTGGCGCGCGGGCCGCATTGGTTCTGCCGTGTGCATGGCGGGCCAGGTGGCGCTGCTTGATATGAGCCACGACGAGCTCACCACGCACCTGAACGGTCTTCACATCGATCACGGCTTTGCCGCTTTTGTCAAAGCGACCATTGACCTTGGCATCCCGATGGAAATCGTGAGCGATGGCCTGGATCACGCGATCCACGCGATCCTCTCCAACCACGGCATCGACAGCCTGCCGACCGTCGCGAACCACCTTCGTCAGTCCGCGCCGCGCGAGTGGAACCTGACCTCTCCGTTCAGCGCGGATGGCTGCCGTAGCGGTACCTGCAAATGCGCACGCGTCGAAGCAGCGCGCACCCGCGGTGGCAAGACGCTCCTGATCGGCGATGGCGCATCGGATTTCTGCGCTGCCGATCGCGTCGATTTCGTTTTCGCCAAGAACCGCCTGATCGAACACTGCCGCGCTGCGGGTATCCCGTACGCGCCGATCGCCAGCTTCGATGAAGCCCTGGCTCTTCTCCCCGATCTGCTCGACGGCCGCCTGCCGCCGAAGACCGTCCTGCCCACTTCCGTGCCGAACACCGTGGAACTGCCTGCATGA
- a CDS encoding MipA/OmpV family protein, translating to MRRTCLALLTALALIPAAHAEDDTPTYAFGAGVQRMPGWQGSKDTRNQPVPYIDIELPGVGEISTTDGLTIDLIHGEHWHGGLYGNWLWGRTHNELGPQLGGKVASLSPRWQGGGYLEYAFTKRISVGGHVAHDTSGAGAYAALYADWQLPDVWYIQHSLELQVEGMNGAGMTRFFGVTPTEAQAIGTAPYQPGAGWHSANLEYDAFVPTSQHTGFAVAVSYARLYGNAADSPLVRDFGSRRQLTTTLAFVVHF from the coding sequence ATGCGCCGCACGTGCCTCGCTCTGCTCACCGCGCTCGCGCTCATCCCTGCCGCGCATGCCGAAGATGACACCCCCACCTACGCCTTTGGCGCTGGCGTGCAACGCATGCCGGGGTGGCAAGGGTCGAAAGACACCCGTAACCAGCCGGTGCCCTATATCGATATCGAGCTGCCGGGCGTGGGCGAGATTTCGACCACCGATGGCCTCACGATCGACCTGATCCACGGCGAGCACTGGCACGGCGGCCTCTACGGCAACTGGCTTTGGGGCCGTACGCATAACGAGCTGGGCCCCCAGCTCGGCGGCAAGGTGGCGTCGCTTTCACCGCGCTGGCAGGGCGGTGGCTACCTCGAGTACGCCTTCACCAAGCGCATTAGCGTAGGCGGCCATGTCGCCCACGATACGAGCGGCGCGGGTGCATACGCTGCGCTCTATGCCGACTGGCAGCTCCCCGATGTCTGGTACATCCAGCACTCGCTCGAGCTGCAGGTCGAAGGCATGAATGGCGCGGGCATGACGCGCTTCTTCGGCGTCACGCCGACCGAGGCGCAGGCCATCGGCACCGCGCCCTACCAGCCCGGCGCGGGCTGGCATTCGGCCAACCTGGAATATGACGCTTTCGTGCCCACCTCACAGCACACCGGTTTTGCCGTAGCCGTGTCGTACGCGCGCCTCTACGGCAACGCCGCCGACAGCCCGCTGGTGCGTGATTTCGGCAGCCGCCGGCAGCTCACGACCACCCTGGCCTTCGTCGTGCATTTCTGA
- a CDS encoding CPBP family intramembrane glutamic endopeptidase, translated as MPAVDRKRVVIAFVVLLAFYHVAEGLGGHVFHSLTVSGTVLVAMLAVAWPLGRWLGFKGYDAYALEWRRSAPLLVSGGLVLSLLLKYVAVCVGMGLGVYLARPPETAAAAVMSFVSTLPLALVVTFIPSVAEDLLTRGFLYRATRVAWTPWVFVAVSAVVYLFNHAYRLGAGPAQWVMLFCFGLAYATAVVRTGHLWLAVGLHWGWNLANQLIDTVLPYDIALPAWSPLLSAAAHVVMLGMLFAIPTNVEGDDFHPDPA; from the coding sequence ATGCCTGCCGTCGACCGCAAGCGCGTCGTCATCGCGTTCGTTGTCTTGCTCGCCTTCTACCATGTGGCAGAGGGCCTCGGCGGGCATGTGTTCCACAGCCTTACCGTCAGCGGTACGGTCCTCGTTGCCATGCTCGCCGTGGCGTGGCCGTTGGGTCGCTGGCTCGGCTTCAAAGGCTACGACGCTTACGCCCTGGAATGGCGCCGCAGCGCGCCGCTGCTGGTGTCCGGCGGCCTGGTCCTGTCCCTGCTACTGAAGTACGTGGCGGTGTGTGTAGGCATGGGCCTGGGTGTTTACCTGGCCCGTCCGCCCGAGACGGCCGCGGCGGCGGTCATGTCCTTCGTGTCGACGTTGCCGTTGGCTCTCGTGGTCACCTTCATCCCGTCCGTCGCCGAAGACCTGCTGACCCGGGGCTTCCTGTACCGCGCGACCCGCGTGGCCTGGACGCCGTGGGTGTTCGTGGCGGTATCGGCCGTGGTGTACCTGTTCAACCACGCGTATCGCCTGGGTGCTGGCCCGGCCCAGTGGGTGATGTTGTTCTGCTTCGGGCTGGCCTATGCCACCGCCGTGGTGCGCACGGGCCATCTCTGGCTAGCCGTGGGCCTGCACTGGGGCTGGAACCTCGCCAATCAGCTGATCGACACCGTGCTGCCGTACGACATCGCGTTGCCGGCATGGTCGCCGCTGCTTTCGGCCGCGGCGCACGTGGTGATGCTGGGCATGTTGTTCGCGATTCCCACCAACGTGGAAGGCGACGACTTCCACCCCGATCCGGCCTGA